In Ferrimicrobium sp., a single window of DNA contains:
- a CDS encoding RDD family protein produces the protein MSDAVPGAELASIGRRVEAFIFDALIVFFGSLIVELLLGGMGGLENPIFSVVRFEMGPIIYTINIVLVVGYFVVMRIMVNGQTLGARAAHVRVVSADGNELETGIVLIRLVIAFVSMAVIFLGYLPALFDPERRTLQDRVARTIVVRESATVTP, from the coding sequence GTGAGTGATGCAGTACCGGGCGCGGAGCTTGCTTCGATCGGTCGTCGAGTCGAAGCTTTTATCTTTGACGCGCTGATCGTTTTCTTTGGTAGTTTGATAGTCGAGCTACTACTCGGAGGCATGGGTGGACTTGAAAACCCGATCTTCTCGGTTGTTCGCTTTGAGATGGGTCCGATTATTTACACCATCAACATCGTTCTTGTTGTTGGGTACTTCGTCGTGATGCGAATCATGGTCAACGGTCAGACGCTCGGAGCGCGTGCGGCGCACGTACGAGTGGTCTCCGCGGACGGCAATGAGCTTGAGACAGGAATTGTCCTCATTCGACTGGTCATCGCCTTTGTCTCGATGGCTGTGATATTCCTTGGCTATTTGCCAGCGCTCTTTGATCCGGAGCGACGGACGCTACAGGACCGTGTTGCTCGCACCATCGTCGTCCGGGAGTCTGCCACCGTCACCCCGTAG